The proteins below come from a single Gimesia alba genomic window:
- a CDS encoding efflux RND transporter permease subunit, with translation MMISSFYKKYSRQLIWGVFCTLPILTFLAELLPSNNDIETWLPKDSDVRIVYDRFKAEFGAEEVVLIAVQQGLDQPLLIESTASRIETLPTVRQCWTPERLKNILNEFQVEKEEINHRLNGLLINSEKNVAGIVVLLSDVGIKDRAGTVEGIRAKLEYNQLTGKEVQLAGAPVVIAELDRLGSQKSNKKFFIITLLISLGLLYYSFREWKKTLATLGLTVWAINLTTALIYLGGGEMNFILGALSVMVMVFTLAISIHVHHYVVSCIDEEDPITAALKIAWKPCFLATLTTTIGLFSLTVSEIGPVVQFGYAASIGTFVSLITGLGLTPAVLTIWPIDPKMVHAGESRWDFKRCANWLIDHSGRVSIATIVLVLITGVGLFNLRTKIDPLDFLPAEGRVIQDVRAVQENLTELDSIEAIVDFGEEEIPFIQKIDRVRKLEETIQQHPAVRHTMSLASFFPKQFPESPFETARLLSHAQAAHGENDFVSDGERLWRISARISSGADLPQDMIYDQLSEMIDDPDVILTGVAPLLRRAQNQIFIGFWESFSMAFLIITVVMIVSLRSIKAGLVAMVPNLTPICIVFGILGWYQIPIDIGIMMTASIALGIAVDGTFHFLVRYQSQYRLTKNSAQSSRDSLLMTGEPIFTAAVITGAGMLALTLSNFVPTARFGYMMTSLLGAALVGDLILLPCLLALRPHKPEEGESTDHNDSDELHEGRHPGAPHFIKQNHLGTKDQSEKAVA, from the coding sequence ATGATGATCTCTTCTTTTTACAAAAAATATAGCAGGCAACTCATCTGGGGCGTCTTTTGTACGCTGCCAATTCTGACATTTCTGGCGGAATTGTTGCCTTCCAATAACGACATCGAAACCTGGTTACCCAAAGATTCTGATGTGCGAATCGTCTACGATCGATTCAAGGCAGAATTTGGTGCGGAAGAAGTCGTCTTGATCGCGGTACAGCAAGGTTTGGACCAGCCCCTGTTGATCGAATCCACCGCCAGCAGAATCGAAACATTGCCTACGGTCAGGCAATGCTGGACTCCTGAGCGGCTTAAAAATATCCTCAATGAATTCCAGGTTGAAAAAGAAGAAATCAATCACCGGTTGAACGGCCTGTTAATCAACTCGGAAAAAAATGTTGCTGGTATCGTCGTTTTACTGTCGGATGTCGGAATTAAAGATCGCGCCGGGACAGTAGAAGGCATCCGTGCGAAACTGGAATACAATCAGCTAACAGGCAAAGAAGTTCAACTGGCGGGAGCTCCGGTTGTGATTGCCGAACTGGATCGGCTTGGCAGTCAGAAAAGTAATAAGAAATTCTTTATCATCACGCTGCTGATCAGTCTGGGACTGTTATATTACTCCTTCCGGGAATGGAAAAAAACGCTGGCGACGCTCGGTTTGACTGTCTGGGCAATCAACCTGACGACTGCCTTGATCTACCTCGGAGGCGGAGAAATGAATTTCATTCTCGGTGCCCTCTCAGTAATGGTGATGGTCTTTACCCTCGCGATTTCGATTCACGTACATCATTATGTTGTCAGCTGTATCGATGAAGAAGATCCTATTACGGCTGCTTTGAAAATAGCCTGGAAGCCCTGCTTTCTGGCAACCCTGACCACGACGATTGGACTCTTCTCCCTGACCGTCAGTGAGATTGGTCCGGTGGTTCAGTTTGGATATGCCGCCTCTATTGGAACATTTGTGTCATTGATTACTGGTCTGGGACTAACACCAGCGGTATTAACGATCTGGCCCATTGATCCAAAAATGGTGCATGCTGGAGAAAGCCGCTGGGATTTCAAACGCTGTGCCAACTGGCTCATTGATCATTCCGGCCGTGTATCCATCGCGACGATTGTCCTCGTGCTGATCACGGGAGTCGGGCTCTTTAACCTCAGGACCAAAATTGATCCGCTCGATTTCCTGCCGGCTGAAGGCAGAGTGATTCAGGATGTGCGTGCCGTGCAGGAGAATTTGACCGAACTGGATTCGATTGAAGCGATCGTCGATTTTGGTGAGGAAGAAATTCCGTTCATTCAGAAAATCGATCGGGTTCGTAAGCTGGAAGAAACGATTCAACAACATCCCGCAGTGCGGCATACCATGTCTCTGGCCAGTTTTTTCCCGAAACAGTTTCCGGAAAGTCCATTCGAGACCGCGCGCCTGTTATCACATGCACAAGCGGCTCATGGCGAGAACGATTTTGTTTCCGATGGTGAACGACTCTGGAGAATTTCCGCCCGAATCAGTAGCGGTGCCGATCTTCCTCAAGATATGATTTATGATCAACTATCTGAGATGATTGATGATCCGGATGTCATTCTGACTGGTGTTGCCCCCCTGTTAAGACGGGCACAAAATCAGATCTTCATCGGATTCTGGGAAAGCTTCTCGATGGCGTTTCTGATTATCACCGTGGTCATGATTGTTTCGCTGCGTTCGATCAAGGCTGGACTCGTGGCGATGGTGCCTAACCTGACACCGATTTGTATTGTGTTCGGGATTTTGGGTTGGTATCAGATTCCCATCGACATCGGGATTATGATGACGGCCAGTATCGCCCTGGGCATCGCCGTGGATGGGACCTTCCATTTCCTGGTACGCTATCAGAGCCAATATCGACTGACTAAGAATTCAGCGCAGTCCTCTCGTGATTCTCTGCTGATGACCGGAGAACCCATTTTCACAGCCGCTGTGATTACGGGGGCTGGCATGCTGGCTTTGACATTGAGCAATTTTGTACCCACCGCGCGATTCGGGTATATGATGACCTCACTATTGGGAGCTGCCCTGGTGGGTGACTTGATTCTACTTCCCTGTCTGCTGGCGTTACGACCACACAAACCAGAAGAGGGTGAATCCACTGATCACAATGACAGCGATGAGCTACATGAGGGGCGGCATCCTGGTGCCCCGCATTTCATCAAGCAGAATCACCTCGGAACGAAAGATCAGTCAGAGAAAGCAGTTGCATAA
- a CDS encoding PilZ domain-containing protein, which translates to MEETPWSRPSIEDLKHVLESFGNSDAVNVREVDRLELSVPAEIKTSRGNVIAAMTREISRQGLGMLHKGMLNPGEVTVKLASETREFEYRVKIMWCTPCDNGMFISGGEFLTKPED; encoded by the coding sequence ATGGAAGAGACCCCGTGGAGCCGTCCCTCGATTGAGGATCTCAAACACGTATTGGAAAGTTTTGGAAACAGCGATGCCGTCAACGTGCGAGAAGTTGACCGCTTGGAGCTGTCTGTTCCCGCAGAGATAAAGACCTCTCGTGGAAATGTGATTGCCGCGATGACTCGAGAAATCAGTCGTCAGGGGCTGGGTATGCTGCACAAAGGCATGTTGAACCCCGGCGAAGTCACTGTCAAACTGGCCAGCGAAACACGGGAATTTGAATACCGTGTCAAAATCATGTGGTGTACGCCTTGCGACAACGGCATGTTTATCAGCGGCGGAGAATTTCTGACCAAGCCGGAAGACTAA